TCATATTCTCCGGCAATGCTGAATATCTCGCGTACATGTTCTATAACCGTCTCAGCACTAGCAGCAGCCAGCTCCGGGCTGTACATGTTGCCTGGCTCCGGATAGGACTGACTAGGCTCGGGCAAGCCTTGCCACTCGGGATCCTCGGGTGCAACTTTTGCCTGCTTAACAGCTGCCCTTACAGCCCTACGCATATTCTCCAAATCCAACCCAGTAGTGTAGGCAAAGCCTATCTTCTTGCCAACAGCAACCCTAATACCGATACCAACATCGTCATTGGATTGAAGCCCTTCAATCTTGCCCGCGAGTATGCGCACTTGGTAGCCACGTGCATGAACTACATAGGCTTCCGCTTCTGTTGCACCCTCGCGTATAGCCCACCTAGACGCGAGCACAGCCACTTCAACGGGCTGTACACGTTGAGCCGACACACCCATACACCCCACATAGCACGGCTCAAACAGATGTGAACACAGAAAGGAATGCATGGAGGCCTACTCGCGACCTCCCACGGTCATCTTCTTAACGCGTGCGTGGGGGCCGCCGTCGGATACGTATACTAGCTGGCCCTTACCACAGCGACCATAGAACACCTTGAAGTCCTTCGCTACAGCATCAATGTTCATTAATGTTTCCAATGTGTTACCAGCTATGCTGAGGTTGCGCACTGGTTCGCCAACCTCACCGTTTACTATCTCGTACGCTTCCTCGATGCCCACCTGGAAACTTCCATCCATGTTTGTCTGGCCGCCAGAAGTTGCAACAACGTAGTAGCCAAATCTTATCCCCTCAAACACCTCTTCAACGCTATGGTCTCCTGGTAGGAGCACAGTATTCCTCATACGTACAAGTGGCGCATGTCGGAATGATTCTGCCCTAGCATTACCCGTGGGATTCTCATTCAACATTGCAGCATGGACACGATCCGTCATGACTTGCTTGTGTATCCCTCTCTCGACTATCACTGCACGCGCCGTCCTCACGCCCTCATCGTCGTATTTTATCGTGCCGAAACCATCCTCTATAGTTGGATCATCAACTATTGTCACTAGCTCCGAGGCCACTTTCTCTCCCTTCTTGCCCTGAAGCGCGCTACCCGCAACAACAAGATCGGCCTCAGCAAGGTGGCCAAATGCCTCGTGGACAAAGACACCAAGGGCTTCTGGTGCTAATACTACTGGGAAGTTGCCAGCCTTGGGCGTCTTGGCTTTGAACTGGTTTGTGAGCCTCTTGAGTAGCTGTTGGGCCAGCTGTTCCTGGCTAGTCTTCTCCCAGACATAGTACCCCTTTATCGTCCCCTGGGTTACATGAGCTGCAGCACGCACCCCGGCCTCGACACCGAATGCCGAGGCATAAACATATACTAGCTCTCTCTTCTCGCCCAGCACGCGGTCCTCGGTACTTGCATAGTAGCGCTCCTCGACCCTCTCTACGTAGACCACTCTGCGCGACTTTACCTGAGGCGCCGATGCAATAGCCTTGTCGAGCTCCAGCACATCGGATAGCTTGGCGTCAATTGGTACGTCAACAATACTCCTCTTAACCGGAGCCTCATAGTAGTCTTCAACCGCTTCAAACGTTAGGGGTTTGGATAGCTTCTCCCGGTGCGCTGAGGCCATGGAGTAGGCTTGCTCTAGGGCTCGCCTTAACGAATCTACTGTAACCCTGGTTGTAAACGCGAACCCCATCACACCGTTTACGAATACACGAACAGCCGCACCATAGTCTATGCCCGATGAAATCTTGACTGTGCCGTTCTCGACGTCTATTCTGGTGAACTGAATTCTCTCAACACGGATGTCGGCAAGATCTATGTGCCACCCGCTAGTGAATCCCAGCGCCTTTACGAGAATGTCGCGTATATCGTCTAGCAAACCTATCCAGACCCCTTTAACAGTGGTTGGGAGGACCATTAGTTTTGTCAGCGTTCCTGGGGGTATTTATAAGAGCCTCTTACATTAACACACTGCTACCCGCGAAAGCCTAAGAAGGTCATGGGCGTGATGTTGGTGCCGTGTGGAGCCTGGTGGTGTAGCCCTCTACGCGGCCGATTTACGAGAGAACTACCGCTAGCCGTTGAGGGGCCTGGCGGTCCCGCGCCAGAGACGCCCCTGGCAACATACGCTATTATAGCTATTAACGTACTCGTCTACCTCGTAACTTCCGCTCCGACAGGATTCTGGCAGACAACCGATGAATGGGTCTCCAGGCTAGGCTTTGTCCCAGCAGCACTCCTCGCTACACCCCCATCAGAGTTCCCCAGGATACTAACAGCGATGTTTACCCATGCAAACCTCATACACATATTCTTCAACATGTACTTCCTCTACCTCTTCGGCCGCGCCGTGGAGAAGACCCTCGGACACTGGAGGTACCTAGCACTATACCTTGTAAGCGGCATCGTAGCAGCTGTCTTCCACACAGTGTTCATGTACGTGGTGAATCCGGCTGGCCTAGCAATACCCAGCGTAGGCGCCAGCGGCGCTATAAGCGGGGTCCTCGGGGCATACATGCTGCTATATCCGGGTACAAGGCTCACCGCATGCTTCTTCCTTGGCTTCATACCGTTCTGCTTTGCACTACCAGCAGTCTACTACCTGCTCTTCTGGTTTGCAATGCAGGTCTACATGGGTTACACTCTTGCCGCAAGTGCTGTAGCATTCTTTGCCCACGCGGGAGGCTTCGTATCTGGCATGGCCATCTTGCCACTCGTAGCTAGTAGGACTAGGATACTGTTGCTACGCATGCAGGCTGCTACGAGGAGCTTGTTTGGCCTGATAGTATTCTACTCGCCCTTCTTCTATCGTGGCCGTGAGCTAAACCCTCTGGTCAAGAGTGTCCTGGCGATGCTTATACTTATGCTGCTAGCAGGCTCGGCATACGCTATAGTTGATGCAAGAACCGAGGACAGCTATGTTGCAAGCTACCAGGTTAGGGCTAAGCTTAAGCTCGGCGATGAAGCCTATAGCCTTGTAGACAGTTTCTTCATAAGAATCTACGGTGGAAAGGGTACGCTAATGCTAAAGGCTACCCTAACAAGCTACGGGACTGCAATTGCTGAGATCCTGGCACGCAACAATCTAGTCTATAACCCATCTCTAGCAAACCAAGAACTAGTACTAGACAAGGGGCTCATCGGCATCGATATACGCCAAATACTGGGCTACAACATTGTCTCGGTTAGTATACAACCAAAACATTTCCACGGAGTATACAACAAGGATGGCTACCTTGAAAAGGGCGAATTATACGCAAGTCTAGCGTATAGAAGGCTCATAGGCTCAATGATTATTGGAGAGCTAGCTGCTACTATAGGTCTTGCTGGAGCTGGAGCTGTAGGGCCAGCTATCCTCGCGCTGGCTATAGCTTCTCTAGCCATGCTGGCTACAAGCCTCTACACAGTGTTATTCCTTGATAGGGAGCTAGTGATAACCCCCGAGTAACACTAGCACAAAATACTGGAGTGATGAGGGCCGTGAACCCTTACCGCCGCCTAGGGCCGGGATGGGGAGGTGTTTCAAGGCTGACTCTTCTCTTGCTCCTCCTTCTTTAGCTCTTGTTCAAGTTTCTTGAGTTCCTCCTCTATCTCCTTCTCGATCTCCTCAATGGGTTTTGGCGGCGGTGTTGTTGCTAGCGTATAGCCTATCCAGGCCAAGATGCCCATGACTGCTGCTACAGCAATGAACACCGTCACTTTTACAAGCGTATAGTCTAGATCACTTTTCCCAAGCAGGTCAGGCTTAAAGAGTGCTATAGCATAGAACACTATGACGCCCAGGCTTACGAGGAGCATTCCAATACCTACAACCTGATCGCGACGCAAGGACCACAGCCCGTTCTGGTTAGCCTCTACGCCTGGTATTTAAGATAAAGCTGGGATATTACTGTGGTCGCTATCCTCGCCTTTACAGCGCAGAGCCTCGGCGACCCATTACAGTCCACTTCCGCTACATGATAGCGGGCAGTTACGATACTCTCAAGACTTGCTATGCCCTCCCAGTCTATGGTCCCGGTTCCCGGCAGTTCGTGCTTGTCCTCTCTGCCATCGTTATCGTGGATGTGTATGCATATAGGCTCTACGCCCTCCAGCTCCTCTCCTATCCTCTGTGGAGTGTAGCCGTTGATATTTGCATGACCTACATCAATGCAGACTGAAAGCCTTTGACTACCAACACTCCTCGCTAGGGAAGTTATTGCCGCTATGCTATTCCACGGCTTTCTACGCTCTGCATTCTCTATAGCAACTATGGAGAGGCCCTCGTGCTCCGAGTAGTCTGCCAGTAATGCAAAGAACTTCTTGTTCAGCCATACTACCCTCGACTCGCCAACGCGCTGGGCTGAAAATGGGTGAAATACAACTACATCGACACCGTAGCTGTAGGCCATGTCTAGAAGTATTCTTGCCTCCTCAACCGCGTACTCTATGTTCTTACCGAGCATTATGAGATAATATTCTTCCCAGGGCGCGTGTAGCGTTAGGGGTTTTACTCCAAGTCTACTAGCCTCTTGGAGGGCTGCACGGAAGTAGCTATATGCTGAAGGGTAGTCTATGTCAAACCTCTCTATGTTGTTATAGCTCACATCTACAGAGTCAAAGCCAGCCTCGTATAGTATGCGTATGCTTTCCGGCAGCATAGCCGGGATAGTCCGTGTAGAGGCTAGTACCAGCATTTCCATGGCACCGGGCTCTTTAAGTCGATGCCGCCAGTATTATAGTGCTACCAGTTAGCATAGACCTGGCCCTCCAGGAGGTGCAGCCAAGAGTTTGCCAACTGCCACGCTAGAGCCGGGCGTGCCCAGCATTGTGATTGATAGAGGCTCTGTTTCTGTGCAGCATGTCCAGCCACTAGTGCCCCGTGGATGGGTATTACTACGTGTCAAGCTTGCACGATGGTGTAGCATTGACGGCTTTGCGGCTTGGTGGCCCCTTTCGCGGCAACGCATAGCTGGCTGCTCAGGCGCGGGCGTAGTAGCAGAGCATGGTGTGGATGCCGACACTGATTTGCCAGGTAGGCAGGTCGTCCTAGGAGGTTATAGCCCCGAGTACCTACCACCTCTAAACGTTAATGGATGGCTTGCAGAGTACACCTCTGCCCCCTCTAGCCTACTCATACCCGTTGGTAGGCTTGAACCCCGGCTCGTCTTCTACCCCGACGCCGTTACCGCTTGCAGTGTAGCTGAAGAACTAGAGGCTGCTGGACGTAGTGTACTAGTCTACGGCGCTGGTTTCTATGGGCTCTCAGCTGCGCATCTAGCACTTGACGCTGGCCTAGACGTGGATATTGTTACAAATGTGAAGGAAGCAACCCGTATAGCTCGGGAAATGGGAGCAAGGGTCTATACCAGGCCGCCCTCGGGTAGACACTACGATGCTATAGTACTGGCAGCTGCTAGCGCCAATGCCATAGGTGTTGTTGAGACCTATTCTCCGAGCCTAATCGTGCTACACCCCCTACATACCATTGCCTATAATGTACCCGTATCCCGGAGGAGACGGAAGTACATAATCCTTGTGGGCTGGATAGACGGCGAGGCACATAGAGGGAGTTGTGGCTGGAGGCTCTTGGATAGGGTTTGGAGGCTCGTAGGGGAATACGTGAGAGTGGTTGAGGGCTTGGAAAAACCACCGGAGACAGCTCCATGGCTGGGTCTAGTGTATAGGCTCGGCTAGAGCATCTCCTTTATGGTCTTTGCTAGTCTCTTAATACCCTCTTCTATCTCTTCCGGCGATGGATAGCTGAAGTTTAGCCTCATTGTGTTCTTGCCGCCGCCGTTGGGGAAGAATGAGTCTCCAGGCACGAATACTACACCATTCTCTATCGCCTTATTTAGCAGCTTCCTAGCATTAATCTTCTCTGGCAGCCATACCCAGATGAAGAGGCCACCTATAGGCTTGGTCCACTTAACGCCTTCAGGCATGTACTGCTCAAGTGCCCTCAACATTGCATCACGCTTCTCCTTGTAGATCCTCTTTATCTTCGGTATGTTTCTGTCTATGATGCCCCGCTTTAGTATCTCGGCGGCAATGTACTGGGTTAGCGTGGGTGTATGTAGGTCCATGCCCTGCTTTACAAGCTCCATCTTGGCTACTATTGGCTCTGGGCCTATGGCCCAGCCAAGCCTTATGCCTGGAGCTAGTATCTTGCTGAGGGTGCTCAGATAGATGACCCTGCCAGACTCGTCCATAGCTTTTAGCGGCTTTACCTCGCGTTCCTCAAAGGTTATGTAGCTGTATGGGTCATCCTCTATCACTAGTATGTTGTACTGCTCTGCTAG
This DNA window, taken from Hyperthermus butylicus DSM 5456, encodes the following:
- a CDS encoding TldD/PmbA family protein, which codes for MVLPTTVKGVWIGLLDDIRDILVKALGFTSGWHIDLADIRVERIQFTRIDVENGTVKISSGIDYGAAVRVFVNGVMGFAFTTRVTVDSLRRALEQAYSMASAHREKLSKPLTFEAVEDYYEAPVKRSIVDVPIDAKLSDVLELDKAIASAPQVKSRRVVYVERVEERYYASTEDRVLGEKRELVYVYASAFGVEAGVRAAAHVTQGTIKGYYVWEKTSQEQLAQQLLKRLTNQFKAKTPKAGNFPVVLAPEALGVFVHEAFGHLAEADLVVAGSALQGKKGEKVASELVTIVDDPTIEDGFGTIKYDDEGVRTARAVIVERGIHKQVMTDRVHAAMLNENPTGNARAESFRHAPLVRMRNTVLLPGDHSVEEVFEGIRFGYYVVATSGGQTNMDGSFQVGIEEAYEIVNGEVGEPVRNLSIAGNTLETLMNIDAVAKDFKVFYGRCGKGQLVYVSDGGPHARVKKMTVGGRE
- a CDS encoding rhomboid family intramembrane serine protease, whose protein sequence is MPCGAWWCSPLRGRFTRELPLAVEGPGGPAPETPLATYAIIAINVLVYLVTSAPTGFWQTTDEWVSRLGFVPAALLATPPSEFPRILTAMFTHANLIHIFFNMYFLYLFGRAVEKTLGHWRYLALYLVSGIVAAVFHTVFMYVVNPAGLAIPSVGASGAISGVLGAYMLLYPGTRLTACFFLGFIPFCFALPAVYYLLFWFAMQVYMGYTLAASAVAFFAHAGGFVSGMAILPLVASRTRILLLRMQAATRSLFGLIVFYSPFFYRGRELNPLVKSVLAMLILMLLAGSAYAIVDARTEDSYVASYQVRAKLKLGDEAYSLVDSFFIRIYGGKGTLMLKATLTSYGTAIAEILARNNLVYNPSLANQELVLDKGLIGIDIRQILGYNIVSVSIQPKHFHGVYNKDGYLEKGELYASLAYRRLIGSMIIGELAATIGLAGAGAVGPAILALAIASLAMLATSLYTVLFLDRELVITPE
- a CDS encoding transcriptional regulator translates to MRRDQVVGIGMLLVSLGVIVFYAIALFKPDLLGKSDLDYTLVKVTVFIAVAAVMGILAWIGYTLATTPPPKPIEEIEKEIEEELKKLEQELKKEEQEKSQP
- a CDS encoding sugar phosphate isomerase/epimerase family protein, which codes for MEMLVLASTRTIPAMLPESIRILYEAGFDSVDVSYNNIERFDIDYPSAYSYFRAALQEASRLGVKPLTLHAPWEEYYLIMLGKNIEYAVEEARILLDMAYSYGVDVVVFHPFSAQRVGESRVVWLNKKFFALLADYSEHEGLSIVAIENAERRKPWNSIAAITSLARSVGSQRLSVCIDVGHANINGYTPQRIGEELEGVEPICIHIHDNDGREDKHELPGTGTIDWEGIASLESIVTARYHVAEVDCNGSPRLCAVKARIATTVISQLYLKYQA
- a CDS encoding PLP-dependent aminotransferase family protein; this encodes MIDYDRFLSDYAKSVRASDIRELLKVVERGGVISFAGGLPDPNTFPKEEIAQIAMEVIIKHGEKALQYGPTRGSAYFLEAVREFSKMNGIPVRENEGIIATVGSQQSLYLVGKTLANPGDYIVTEEPTYLGAIQAFRSSGVRFLTVPIDEDGMRTDKLEEVLKEAVSEGIKIKYIYTIPTCHNPAGTTMPMERRKHLLELAEQYNILVIEDDPYSYITFEEREVKPLKAMDESGRVIYLSTLSKILAPGIRLGWAIGPEPIVAKMELVKQGMDLHTPTLTQYIAAEILKRGIIDRNIPKIKRIYKEKRDAMLRALEQYMPEGVKWTKPIGGLFIWVWLPEKINARKLLNKAIENGVVFVPGDSFFPNGGGKNTMRLNFSYPSPEEIEEGIKRLAKTIKEML